In Streptomyces sp. NBC_00390, the following are encoded in one genomic region:
- a CDS encoding helix-turn-helix domain-containing protein: protein MFAEVMREQFFDPMKQLGYDYKAISDRLRPQGEGFSGTTLSRIANGQRVPELETLKAILGLVEELAGNPLTEPVRNHVLQVYFDAFAVKQPRLAREYRLAHQVEQTQAQTDHVRRAERTSRISAESEESQRADEEIGDEHELGDDHPAVQVHNESVRLAEDVAEAGVPLVDELSFIPDTPSDGWHRSTLEAILDRTDQILIVLRESLRRDIVRLEAAERRSEDDSTLVVPTSEAPDSALSATPSRSWAGPLVAMACVAALVLSVVLLRQWLTDKERGEGVGGGTPTSSATENPGGNRGQSNDPSSGASQSGGNSGGNDRPQPSKSSGSTGKPPPTPTLDPPTTAPETSLSAETFSRDAPQHISPADNTLFTHFPRTTTLTWEEKPGATSYRYEVECMCPDVWVTGFSDTTTSTSFTFDWYGDQEGRWHVTAIAEDGTESDTSNWSHFNYKTSSQAPSG from the coding sequence GTGTTCGCCGAGGTCATGCGGGAGCAGTTCTTCGACCCCATGAAGCAACTGGGCTATGACTACAAGGCGATCAGTGACCGGCTCCGGCCGCAGGGAGAGGGGTTCAGCGGAACCACGCTGAGCAGGATCGCCAACGGGCAACGGGTGCCCGAGCTCGAGACACTGAAAGCGATCTTGGGCCTGGTCGAGGAGCTTGCCGGGAATCCGCTGACCGAGCCGGTACGCAACCACGTGCTCCAGGTGTACTTCGACGCTTTCGCCGTGAAGCAACCGCGCCTCGCACGTGAGTACCGGCTCGCACATCAGGTCGAGCAGACGCAGGCACAGACCGATCACGTGCGTCGGGCCGAACGCACATCCCGAATCTCTGCTGAGTCGGAGGAGAGTCAGCGGGCAGACGAAGAGATCGGTGACGAACACGAGCTGGGCGACGACCACCCAGCAGTGCAAGTGCACAACGAGAGCGTCCGGCTCGCCGAAGATGTGGCTGAAGCGGGCGTCCCCCTAGTCGACGAACTGTCCTTCATCCCCGACACACCCAGCGATGGCTGGCACCGCTCGACTCTTGAGGCGATCCTCGACAGGACCGACCAGATCCTGATCGTGCTGCGGGAATCACTCAGACGCGACATCGTTCGGCTGGAAGCCGCCGAACGCCGCTCAGAGGACGACAGCACGCTGGTCGTGCCTACTTCCGAGGCTCCCGACTCAGCACTTTCAGCGACGCCGTCACGTTCTTGGGCCGGGCCACTGGTGGCCATGGCGTGCGTGGCAGCCCTGGTGCTAAGTGTGGTGCTTCTCAGGCAGTGGCTGACCGACAAGGAGCGCGGTGAGGGCGTTGGCGGTGGGACGCCGACCTCCTCCGCTACTGAGAACCCGGGTGGGAATCGGGGGCAGTCGAACGATCCTTCCTCCGGGGCTAGTCAGTCCGGCGGGAACAGCGGCGGCAACGATCGGCCTCAACCGTCGAAGTCTTCGGGCTCGACGGGCAAGCCTCCTCCCACCCCGACACTGGACCCGCCGACCACTGCCCCGGAGACTTCCTTGTCCGCCGAGACGTTCTCTCGGGATGCACCACAGCACATCAGTCCAGCGGACAACACGCTGTTCACCCACTTCCCTCGCACCACCACGCTGACATGGGAGGAAAAGCCAGGAGCTACCTCGTACAGGTACGAGGTGGAATGCATGTGCCCCGACGTATGGGTCACTGGGTTCAGCGACACGACCACGAGCACGTCGTTCACCTTCGACTGGTACGGCGATCAAGAAGGTCGATGGCATGTCACTGCCATCGCCGAAGACGGAACCGAAAGCGACACCAGCAACTGGTCGCACTTCAACTACAAGACCAGCTCCCAAGCACCGAGTGGTTGA
- a CDS encoding outer membrane protein assembly factor BamB family protein, with product MNKDLPPEIRRWLTTWRAVVLEPLRTLGGDSWSIQRMADELERRVGGPGRAGTDGRQRDVSGVTKTTLQKEMAGDRMPTRDVVQHLLDIAAENLPEPPPAQRRQELWDSYYTALEVKLPVLVSLYEAIDARDAAVRAAAAAQLQGARLSADLEQRKRREQQLRTVLGYTLEELGRSERVARLRHVEAQRAREEVRGLAGQVHALESERASLDRQLAGLSQEVQQLRVQGEGAERAGQIRESELLAEMEELRVLLAAVTRAKQQAEKEAQIGGGVSLHALPGPSAEERIEELERRHEIAMQAVKHLSEQLRDTARQLRQARAEVIRRDGVLARLVEDHATQHGTSVLAEADEVLTSALEQVSRELQARSLPTAIAPTPESIPSTSSALSPQIDRSTPATGGPRPETAAEADRDRPKTPSSVPPSPAPDTNKADAADQPADPALPAHGHPSRPHHVISRRRALLGLTGTTLVAATALATRKILDNGSSEAGPPREPGGKISSSTTPSPSRMPGEEIWSFLTNSLVSSSPAVANGVVYVGSWDRWLYAVDTDTERESWSFRTGYFVSSSPVVVDGVVYVGSDDGKLYAVGADSGKQRWSFPTGDAVRSSPVVVDGVVYVGSNDGKLYAVGADTGKQRWSFPTGGAVRSSPVVVDGVVYVGSNDGKLYAVGADSGKQRWSFPTGGAVRSSPAVVDGVVYVGSNDGKLYAVGADSGKQRWSFPTGIWVFSSPAVVDGVVYVGSDDGKLYAVGADTGKQRWSFPTGDALESSPAVADGVVYVGSNVRKLYAVNADTGKKIWSFLTSYGDVTSSPTVADGVVYFGGDDGKLYAVQT from the coding sequence GTGAACAAAGATCTGCCGCCGGAGATCCGGCGCTGGCTCACGACATGGCGCGCGGTCGTGCTGGAACCGCTGCGCACCTTGGGCGGTGATTCGTGGTCGATCCAGCGGATGGCGGACGAGCTGGAGAGAAGGGTGGGTGGTCCAGGCCGGGCAGGTACCGATGGCCGACAGCGTGACGTCTCGGGAGTGACGAAGACGACGCTGCAGAAGGAGATGGCCGGCGACCGGATGCCCACCCGGGACGTGGTGCAGCATCTGCTCGACATTGCTGCGGAGAACCTGCCCGAACCACCCCCGGCTCAGCGTCGGCAGGAGCTGTGGGACTCCTACTACACGGCGCTGGAAGTGAAGCTTCCGGTACTAGTGTCGCTGTATGAGGCCATCGACGCGCGGGATGCCGCGGTCCGCGCCGCCGCCGCGGCGCAGCTGCAGGGGGCTCGGCTGAGTGCGGACCTGGAGCAGCGCAAGCGGCGCGAGCAACAGCTGAGGACGGTGCTCGGATACACGCTTGAAGAGCTGGGTCGCTCCGAGCGGGTCGCTCGACTACGTCATGTCGAGGCTCAGCGTGCCCGTGAAGAGGTACGAGGGCTTGCCGGGCAGGTGCATGCCCTGGAGAGCGAGCGCGCATCACTGGATCGGCAGCTGGCCGGGCTTTCACAGGAAGTGCAGCAGCTTCGCGTACAGGGTGAGGGCGCCGAACGCGCCGGACAGATCCGTGAAAGCGAACTGCTGGCCGAGATGGAGGAGCTGCGGGTCCTGCTGGCGGCTGTCACGCGGGCGAAGCAGCAGGCCGAGAAGGAAGCCCAGATCGGCGGGGGCGTGTCCCTCCATGCTCTCCCAGGACCGAGCGCCGAGGAGCGCATCGAGGAGCTGGAGCGACGGCATGAGATCGCGATGCAGGCCGTGAAGCACCTCAGTGAACAACTGCGGGACACCGCACGGCAACTGCGCCAGGCGCGGGCCGAGGTGATCCGCCGGGACGGCGTACTCGCTCGCCTGGTCGAAGACCACGCCACCCAACACGGGACATCGGTCCTCGCCGAAGCCGACGAAGTCCTCACCTCCGCGCTCGAGCAGGTGAGCCGGGAACTGCAGGCCCGTTCCCTGCCGACCGCCATTGCTCCCACCCCGGAATCAATTCCTTCGACCAGCTCAGCGCTCTCACCGCAGATAGACAGGAGCACGCCCGCCACCGGCGGCCCACGGCCCGAGACCGCAGCGGAAGCTGACCGCGACCGTCCAAAGACACCTAGCTCGGTCCCGCCCTCGCCCGCCCCCGACACCAACAAAGCCGACGCTGCAGACCAGCCAGCGGACCCAGCACTCCCGGCGCACGGCCACCCCTCCAGACCGCACCACGTCATATCCCGGCGCCGCGCCTTGCTCGGCCTGACCGGAACCACCCTCGTCGCCGCCACCGCCCTCGCCACCCGGAAGATCCTCGACAACGGCTCCTCCGAAGCAGGGCCGCCCAGAGAACCAGGCGGGAAGATCAGCTCGTCTACCACCCCAAGTCCCAGCCGCATGCCCGGTGAGGAGATCTGGTCCTTCCTCACCAACAGCCTGGTGTCCTCCTCGCCAGCGGTGGCCAACGGGGTCGTCTACGTGGGCAGCTGGGACCGCTGGCTGTACGCGGTGGACACGGACACCGAAAGGGAGAGCTGGTCCTTCCGCACCGGCTACTTCGTGTCTTCGTCGCCGGTGGTGGTCGACGGCGTGGTCTACGTCGGCAGCGACGACGGCAAGCTGTATGCGGTGGGCGCGGACTCCGGGAAGCAGCGCTGGTCCTTCCCCACCGGTGACGCGGTGAGATCGTCGCCGGTGGTGGTCGACGGCGTGGTCTACGTCGGTAGCAACGACGGCAAGCTGTATGCGGTGGGCGCGGACACTGGGAAGCAGCGCTGGTCCTTCCCCACCGGTGGCGCGGTGAGATCGTCGCCGGTGGTGGTCGACGGCGTGGTCTACGTCGGCAGTAACGACGGCAAGCTGTATGCGGTGGGCGCGGACTCCGGGAAGCAGCGCTGGTCCTTCCCCACCGGTGGCGCGGTGAGATCGTCGCCGGCGGTGGTCGACGGCGTGGTCTACGTCGGCAGTAACGACGGCAAGCTGTATGCGGTGGGCGCGGACTCCGGGAAGCAGCGCTGGTCCTTCCCCACCGGCATCTGGGTTTTCTCGTCGCCGGCGGTGGTCGACGGCGTGGTCTACGTCGGCAGCGACGACGGCAAGCTGTATGCGGTGGGCGCGGACACTGGGAAGCAGCGCTGGTCCTTCCCCACCGGTGACGCGCTGGAATCGTCGCCGGCGGTGGCTGACGGCGTGGTCTACGTCGGCAGCAACGTCCGCAAGCTGTATGCGGTGAACGCGGACACCGGAAAGAAGATCTGGTCCTTCCTCACCAGCTATGGCGACGTGACTTCGTCACCGACGGTGGCCGACGGCGTGGTCTACTTCGGCGGCGACGACGGCAAGCTGTATGCGGTGCAGACATGA
- a CDS encoding helix-turn-helix domain-containing protein, with product MTNVADGETDGGGAALPAHRRLGELKPKPFQGRPQKLALVQQLRTLVVATGRTSKDIAAQLNVSPPALSKFLSGVRLPDRTEVERIAQVCGVTDEVRAQLLRVHTAAIGEAHPHFAGRLAKADAYEETVLLHQHLQTRLAAITVEHVQLQAGYDALMARHESTGQALTAAEDQLRDQERQHQEALNRLTARLQDEQHSRQSDRIQLQEQLLQARGARDEQLRRNQEEKARLREEMRRQEAKLGATLRELQESAGEMKAARQERDQARLEVAELREELVGLRVDLAAAETEQERRDHEDAVLAQALQTVENVLEQHPDTSTEHVLTEIAHAPAATSAGTSETALQAAGHPRVAEDATHPPGPGESRETLVSEEPAPKPTSSTTLWWYLAATGALLVGLTLFIIGMFHHTPGPLETARLTATGGWLAGSGFLLMFVSGPLFMRAMEEDGIDPGDYPIVTM from the coding sequence ATGACGAACGTTGCCGACGGCGAAACCGACGGCGGTGGTGCGGCCCTGCCGGCCCACAGGCGGCTGGGAGAGCTGAAACCGAAGCCGTTCCAGGGCAGGCCGCAGAAACTTGCGCTCGTGCAGCAACTCAGGACTCTCGTTGTCGCCACCGGCCGGACCAGCAAGGACATCGCCGCGCAGCTGAACGTCAGCCCTCCGGCCCTGTCGAAGTTCTTGTCAGGGGTGCGGCTGCCGGACCGCACCGAGGTGGAACGGATAGCCCAGGTATGCGGGGTGACCGACGAGGTGCGGGCCCAGTTGCTGCGCGTCCACACTGCTGCGATCGGGGAGGCCCACCCGCACTTCGCCGGCCGCCTGGCGAAAGCCGACGCCTACGAGGAGACCGTCCTCCTCCACCAGCACCTGCAGACCCGCTTGGCAGCCATCACCGTCGAGCACGTGCAGCTGCAGGCCGGGTACGACGCGCTGATGGCCCGACACGAGTCCACCGGCCAAGCCCTCACCGCCGCCGAGGACCAGCTCCGCGATCAGGAGCGCCAACACCAGGAAGCCCTCAATCGCCTCACGGCCAGGCTCCAGGACGAGCAGCATTCTCGCCAGAGCGACCGCATACAGCTGCAGGAGCAGCTGCTGCAGGCACGGGGTGCGCGGGACGAGCAGCTGCGCCGGAACCAGGAGGAGAAAGCCAGGCTGCGAGAGGAGATGCGTCGGCAGGAAGCCAAACTTGGGGCCACGCTGCGGGAACTCCAGGAGTCGGCCGGAGAGATGAAGGCCGCACGACAGGAGCGTGACCAGGCCCGCCTGGAAGTCGCAGAGCTGCGCGAGGAGCTGGTCGGCCTGCGGGTGGACCTCGCAGCGGCCGAGACGGAGCAGGAGCGCCGGGACCACGAGGACGCGGTACTCGCCCAGGCCCTCCAGACCGTCGAGAACGTCTTGGAACAGCACCCCGACACCAGCACCGAACACGTGCTCACCGAGATCGCGCACGCCCCCGCAGCCACCTCCGCCGGTACTTCCGAGACCGCCCTACAGGCAGCAGGCCACCCCCGTGTTGCCGAGGACGCAACTCACCCTCCCGGTCCGGGCGAGAGCAGGGAAACACTGGTCAGCGAGGAGCCGGCCCCGAAGCCCACGAGCAGCACCACGCTCTGGTGGTACCTGGCAGCCACCGGCGCCCTTCTGGTCGGCTTGACGCTCTTCATCATCGGGATGTTCCACCACACCCCCGGCCCCTTGGAAACCGCCCGCCTGACCGCCACCGGAGGATGGCTCGCGGGAAGCGGCTTCCTCCTCATGTTCGTCAGCGGTCCCTTGTTCATGCGCGCTATGGAGGAAGACGGCATCGACCCCGGCGACTATCCAATCGTCACCATGTGA
- a CDS encoding helix-turn-helix domain-containing protein, with product MQAEPIVDIEVVLARRKMFVGGLAERVGMAPADLAVLKNGRAEAVRFTTRAALCGALG from the coding sequence ATGCAGGCCGAGCCAATTGTCGACATCGAGGTCGTGCTCGCCAGGCGGAAGATGTTCGTGGGTGGACTCGCCGAACGCGTCGGCATGGCACCCGCCGACCTGGCCGTGCTGAAGAACGGCCGCGCCGAGGCCGTCCGCTTTACCACCCGCGCCGCACTCTGCGGAGCCCTCGGCTGA
- a CDS encoding NAD(P)/FAD-dependent oxidoreductase, with amino-acid sequence MKHRIVVLGAGYAGAYVAGNLARRLSPADTEITVVNAVPDFVQRLRLNQLAAGQDIEAPQLADVFAGTGIQLRVARVTAVDPERRVVAVADADGGGDLGYDTLVYALGSHGDDHAVPGVAEHAFDVAARPSALRLRERLDGLGGRGGGGSVVVVGDGLTGIETATEIAESRPGLSVALVARGELGARLSAGARSHLRRACEQLGITVWEHTSVEAVEATRVLCAEGTALASDATVWTAGFAVHPIAAAGGLEVTDNGRIVVDRTMRSVSHPNVYAIGDSVHALGDNGRPLPMSCGSAGYTGRQAIEAIVGRLTGRKIANVKLVYLYNAISLGRRDGLWQSVDDEGQAKPKYMGGRKAARIKAAIEKGALWGTSHPTFGLPKRKRRLAAAPDTSAEKAVA; translated from the coding sequence ATGAAGCACCGCATCGTTGTCCTCGGCGCCGGCTATGCCGGGGCCTACGTGGCCGGGAACCTGGCCCGCCGGCTGTCCCCGGCGGACACCGAGATCACCGTGGTCAACGCCGTGCCGGACTTCGTCCAGCGGCTGCGGCTGAACCAGCTGGCGGCCGGCCAGGACATCGAGGCTCCGCAGCTCGCCGATGTCTTCGCGGGCACGGGGATCCAGCTGCGCGTGGCCCGGGTCACCGCCGTCGACCCCGAGCGCCGGGTCGTCGCCGTGGCCGACGCCGACGGCGGCGGCGACCTCGGCTACGACACGCTTGTGTACGCGCTCGGCAGCCACGGCGACGACCACGCCGTCCCCGGCGTGGCCGAGCACGCCTTCGACGTCGCCGCCAGGCCCTCGGCGCTGCGTCTGCGCGAGCGCCTGGACGGCCTGGGCGGGCGGGGCGGAGGCGGGAGTGTGGTGGTCGTGGGCGACGGGTTGACCGGCATCGAGACCGCCACCGAGATCGCCGAGTCCCGGCCCGGCCTGTCGGTGGCGCTGGTCGCCCGCGGCGAGCTGGGCGCCCGGCTCTCCGCCGGGGCCCGCAGCCACCTGCGCCGGGCCTGCGAGCAGCTGGGCATCACCGTCTGGGAGCACACCAGCGTCGAAGCCGTCGAAGCGACGCGGGTGCTGTGCGCCGAGGGCACCGCCCTGGCGTCCGACGCAACCGTGTGGACGGCCGGGTTCGCGGTCCACCCCATCGCCGCAGCCGGCGGGCTGGAGGTCACCGACAACGGCCGGATCGTCGTCGACCGCACCATGCGGTCGGTCTCGCACCCGAACGTCTACGCCATCGGCGACAGTGTCCATGCCCTCGGAGACAACGGCCGTCCGCTGCCGATGTCCTGCGGCTCGGCCGGCTACACCGGCCGACAGGCCATCGAGGCGATCGTGGGACGCCTGACCGGCCGCAAGATCGCGAACGTCAAACTGGTCTACCTGTACAACGCCATCAGCCTCGGGAGGCGGGACGGGCTCTGGCAGTCGGTCGACGACGAAGGGCAGGCAAAGCCGAAGTACATGGGCGGGCGGAAGGCCGCGCGGATCAAGGCGGCCATCGAAAAGGGGGCGCTGTGGGGCACCTCGCACCCGACCTTCGGCCTGCCCAAGCGCAAGCGCCGCCTGGCCGCCGCGCCGGATACGTCCGCCGAGAAGGCGGTCGCGTAG
- a CDS encoding sigma-70 family RNA polymerase sigma factor: MDSTATDRFDTSRFEASRNRLASLAYRLLGSATDAEDAVQDAFLHWQAADRQQIKVPEAWLTKVVTNLCLDRLRSAQARRERTVGAWLPEPLLDGDPMLGPADTFEQRESVSLAVLTLMERLSPFERAVYVLREAFSHSHAEIAEILDITESASQQHLHRARHRITAARRRGDGEIDPASARRIVEEFLAAASSGRTERLVALLTDDATAISDGAGGLAEKLLRYDTPQRVAAVVRAGFKPTAAKRRLVGGTPAIHYALVNGAPAILFVIGDQVIGSATFDIAHGKIATVRGIAAPTRIARLTEAWRQHEPDTPLITEW; encoded by the coding sequence GTGGACAGCACCGCCACTGATCGCTTCGACACCAGCCGGTTCGAGGCCAGCCGGAACCGGCTGGCCTCGCTGGCATACCGGCTGCTGGGGTCCGCCACCGACGCCGAAGACGCCGTACAGGACGCATTCCTGCACTGGCAGGCCGCCGACCGGCAGCAGATCAAGGTGCCGGAAGCATGGCTGACCAAAGTCGTCACCAACCTGTGCCTCGACCGGCTCCGCTCGGCACAAGCCCGCCGCGAACGCACCGTGGGCGCCTGGCTGCCCGAGCCGCTCCTGGACGGCGACCCGATGCTCGGCCCGGCCGACACCTTCGAGCAGCGCGAATCGGTCTCCCTGGCCGTGCTGACGCTCATGGAGCGCCTGTCACCCTTTGAGCGGGCCGTCTACGTCCTGCGCGAAGCGTTCTCCCACAGCCACGCCGAGATCGCCGAAATCCTCGACATCACCGAGTCCGCAAGCCAGCAGCACCTCCACCGGGCCCGGCACCGCATCACCGCCGCGCGCCGCCGCGGCGACGGCGAAATCGACCCGGCGTCCGCCCGCAGGATCGTCGAGGAATTCCTCGCCGCTGCCTCCTCGGGCCGCACCGAACGGCTGGTGGCGCTACTCACCGACGACGCGACCGCGATCTCCGACGGCGCCGGCGGCCTGGCCGAGAAGCTGCTGCGGTACGACACTCCGCAGCGCGTCGCCGCCGTCGTACGGGCCGGCTTCAAACCCACAGCCGCGAAGCGGCGACTTGTCGGCGGCACGCCCGCCATCCACTACGCGCTCGTCAACGGCGCCCCCGCCATCCTCTTCGTGATCGGCGACCAGGTCATCGGCTCCGCTACGTTCGACATCGCCCACGGCAAGATCGCCACCGTGCGCGGCATCGCCGCCCCCACCCGCATCGCCCGCCTCACCGAAGCCTGGCGGCAGCACGAACCGGACACGCCGCTCATCACCGAGTGGTGA
- a CDS encoding MFS transporter, with amino-acid sequence MVAHETPRRGRRASIVIGQVLIAGCLLGQVAFSNYWVFLALFIGQGVGMACVSGSDTALLYDLLVRRGATASYVKIKSRFTMLGTVTSGAAIVLGGQLQQISWGVVYVGSAACLVLAVVVLMSWVPEIRGADAVDEQDGVEEEHGDATAWGAMLRVATPALVTLVVVSGLMHATLTPYIIFTQKTLSDQGAGTALVSVVISAGFFAGGLTPLLSDRADRRIGYRVIVPVSLLTLAAALGLSGLGLVWVTIAAFLVLVGIPEITAVIVDNVFNEAVPSRHRASLLSVIAFVESALIGIGYLLLGALMDGLGSSVGMATYAAVPLLACLLWLPVLFRGARVTTEIEKPADQQAS; translated from the coding sequence GTGGTCGCTCATGAAACACCGCGCCGCGGCAGGCGTGCCAGCATCGTGATCGGCCAGGTGCTGATAGCTGGATGTCTGCTCGGTCAGGTGGCGTTCTCCAACTACTGGGTGTTCCTGGCGCTGTTCATCGGGCAGGGCGTGGGCATGGCATGTGTGTCCGGTTCGGACACCGCCCTGCTGTACGACCTGCTCGTGCGTCGTGGTGCAACGGCCAGCTACGTCAAGATCAAGTCCCGGTTCACCATGCTCGGGACGGTCACGTCGGGAGCCGCCATTGTCCTCGGCGGCCAACTGCAGCAGATTTCCTGGGGAGTCGTCTACGTCGGTTCGGCGGCGTGCCTCGTCCTGGCCGTGGTGGTGCTGATGTCATGGGTGCCCGAGATCCGCGGCGCGGACGCGGTGGACGAGCAGGACGGAGTCGAAGAGGAGCACGGCGACGCCACAGCATGGGGGGCGATGCTTCGGGTCGCCACGCCGGCGCTCGTGACGCTTGTCGTGGTGTCCGGATTGATGCATGCGACTTTGACGCCGTACATCATTTTTACGCAGAAGACCCTGTCCGATCAGGGAGCGGGCACCGCATTGGTCAGCGTGGTCATATCGGCGGGATTCTTCGCCGGCGGGCTCACTCCGCTGCTGTCGGACCGCGCGGATCGGCGCATCGGGTATCGGGTCATCGTCCCGGTGTCTCTCCTGACGCTCGCCGCGGCACTCGGCCTGAGCGGCCTCGGCCTTGTCTGGGTCACCATCGCCGCGTTCCTGGTCCTGGTCGGAATTCCCGAGATCACCGCCGTGATCGTGGACAACGTGTTCAACGAGGCAGTGCCGTCGCGCCACCGGGCGAGCCTGCTGTCGGTGATCGCATTCGTGGAGTCGGCGCTGATCGGCATCGGCTATCTCCTCCTCGGCGCGCTCATGGACGGGCTGGGCTCCAGTGTGGGCATGGCCACCTACGCCGCGGTCCCCCTGCTGGCATGTCTCCTGTGGCTCCCGGTGCTCTTCCGAGGGGCACGGGTGACCACCGAGATCGAGAAGCCCGCCGACCAACAGGCATCCTGA
- a CDS encoding FAD-dependent oxidoreductase: protein MRVVVVGGGIGGLALGAGLRRRGFEVAVFDRDTDVAATGGYHITLDERAQSALRELVAPEIMQRLLASASALRLRDRDAFWDRRGRLLGRGPDLSGDSSVDVDRITLRMLLAEEVGDDLHLGRTVSDVGRGDDGAPRVLFTDAEQVSADLVVGADGTHSLVARHLAGGRTNSPAGIIGFSGRTLRTDLSPGEQQRLGPRSGLAIGPRGAALYVGFLDPVGNAVLDAPELRMSVTTGPTYIWGAMFPESAATDSLRALRDGELQAALLRRFSKQGWAEHTLEVIARADPHSVAAYRFNAASTRATDLAPWPAGRITALGDAVHATPPTAGMGAGAAIRDAAALLQHLGDVNDGDTTTAEAVHRFEAGMRQRGSEILTLAMRTVRLILATDTTLGAAATAVTTPILAAAARLRHR from the coding sequence ATGCGTGTTGTCGTGGTCGGTGGTGGGATCGGTGGACTCGCACTGGGGGCGGGGTTGCGCCGCAGGGGGTTCGAGGTGGCGGTGTTCGACCGCGACACCGACGTGGCGGCGACGGGGGGTTACCACATCACCCTGGACGAGCGGGCCCAGTCGGCACTGCGTGAGTTGGTGGCGCCGGAGATCATGCAGCGGCTGCTGGCGTCGGCCTCGGCGCTGCGGCTGCGCGACCGCGACGCGTTCTGGGACCGTCGCGGCCGACTACTCGGCCGCGGGCCGGATCTCAGCGGCGATTCCAGCGTCGATGTCGACCGCATCACTCTGCGCATGCTGCTGGCCGAGGAGGTCGGCGATGACCTGCATCTGGGGCGGACGGTGTCCGACGTCGGCCGGGGTGACGACGGCGCACCCCGAGTGCTGTTCACCGACGCCGAACAGGTCTCGGCGGATCTGGTGGTGGGCGCGGACGGCACCCACTCCCTGGTTGCCCGGCACCTGGCGGGAGGCCGGACCAACAGCCCGGCGGGCATCATCGGGTTCTCCGGCCGTACCCTCCGCACTGACCTAAGTCCCGGTGAACAGCAACGGCTCGGACCACGATCAGGGCTGGCGATCGGCCCACGGGGTGCAGCACTATACGTCGGCTTCCTCGACCCGGTCGGCAACGCCGTGCTCGACGCCCCCGAGCTGCGGATGTCCGTCACCACCGGCCCCACCTACATCTGGGGCGCCATGTTCCCCGAGTCTGCCGCGACCGACTCTCTGCGCGCCCTGCGCGACGGCGAGTTGCAGGCCGCGCTGTTGAGACGGTTCAGCAAGCAGGGCTGGGCCGAGCACACCCTCGAGGTCATCGCCCGCGCCGACCCGCACAGCGTGGCCGCCTACCGCTTCAATGCCGCCTCGACCCGCGCCACCGATCTCGCGCCATGGCCTGCAGGCCGCATCACCGCGCTTGGCGACGCCGTCCACGCGACACCACCCACCGCCGGAATGGGGGCCGGCGCGGCAATCCGCGATGCTGCCGCCCTGCTTCAGCACCTGGGCGACGTCAATGACGGCGATACGACGACGGCCGAGGCCGTGCACCGGTTCGAGGCGGGCATGCGCCAGCGCGGCAGCGAGATCCTCACCCTTGCAATGAGAACGGTCCGCTTGATCCTGGCCACCGACACCACACTTGGCGCCGCCGCTACCGCCGTGACCACCCCGATCCTGGCCGCTGCCGCCCGGCTGCGTCATCGATGA
- a CDS encoding DUF6193 family natural product biosynthesis protein: MYELAGAAAPNNPMHEYVTLYPEVVQAGSLQNALQAVADDAGHGLAVELTSSPGWRHVAARVESDNHGANVLMALGERYFIVDCWTGGVRMASGSTPDLSEVVGALHSWLEGPRVGELVAQWPFLRTWELAEAHERGEAVPVRWRQLRDAAARTGDTGLHELVEAAFEQEPLRGLSPGRSMYWLTFSRRAAPPICHDLPRAMPLGNGRYRVRFGDGRLQELVPHQATFALL; this comes from the coding sequence ATGTACGAGCTTGCCGGTGCCGCAGCGCCGAACAATCCCATGCACGAGTACGTGACGCTATATCCCGAGGTCGTTCAGGCCGGTTCCTTGCAGAACGCCCTGCAGGCGGTGGCCGATGATGCGGGCCACGGCCTCGCGGTCGAGCTCACGTCCTCACCAGGCTGGCGCCATGTGGCCGCGCGCGTGGAATCCGACAACCACGGGGCGAACGTCCTGATGGCTCTCGGCGAGCGTTACTTCATCGTCGACTGCTGGACCGGCGGTGTCCGCATGGCTTCCGGCAGTACCCCGGATCTGTCCGAGGTTGTCGGGGCGCTGCACTCCTGGCTGGAGGGGCCTCGGGTGGGCGAACTCGTCGCCCAGTGGCCCTTCCTGCGGACCTGGGAGCTGGCCGAAGCCCACGAGCGTGGCGAGGCTGTGCCGGTGCGGTGGCGCCAGCTGCGCGATGCCGCCGCGCGCACTGGGGACACCGGCTTGCACGAACTCGTCGAGGCCGCCTTCGAACAGGAGCCGCTTCGGGGCCTGTCGCCGGGACGGAGCATGTACTGGCTCACCTTCAGCCGCCGGGCCGCGCCGCCCATCTGCCACGACCTGCCGCGGGCCATGCCGCTCGGGAACGGCCGCTACCGGGTGCGGTTCGGCGACGGACGGCTGCAGGAGCTAGTGCCGCATCAAGCAACGTTTGCCCTGTTGTGA